The proteins below are encoded in one region of Thermococcus peptonophilus:
- a CDS encoding DUF134 domain-containing protein: protein MPRGMGWGRGRGRRRKMRMIGFIPQVRHFYPAQPPVFQPKPPIFMTYEEFEALRLVDYEGLTQEEAGQRMGVSRGTVWRALTSARKKVAQMLVEGRELIILPGGNEVPRGADE from the coding sequence ATGCCGAGGGGTATGGGCTGGGGCAGAGGAAGAGGAAGAAGACGAAAGATGAGGATGATAGGATTTATACCACAGGTCAGGCATTTCTATCCTGCTCAGCCACCAGTGTTTCAGCCAAAACCACCGATTTTTATGACCTATGAGGAGTTTGAGGCACTGAGGCTGGTCGATTATGAGGGGCTGACCCAGGAAGAGGCGGGTCAGAGGATGGGTGTCTCGAGGGGCACAGTATGGAGGGCTTTGACCTCTGCAAGGAAAAAGGTGGCACAGATGCTCGTCGAGGGTAGGGAGCTTATAATTCTCCCGGGGGGAAATGAGGTTCCAAGGGGAGCAGACGAGTGA
- a CDS encoding Lrp/AsnC family transcriptional regulator, whose translation MPGVDEKDREILRILRGEGRITLTELGKRVNLSPASVKNRLEKLERLGAIKGYSAVVDHAFLDEFVSAILELYFKEFDDSLRPYLSRLSTMENVEFLYVRTGESQVLMKVNVADTDELRRFIERLKAIFGVNLTFVEATLVLEELKNCWVPFTGERRKGENFPARR comes from the coding sequence ATGCCCGGCGTAGATGAAAAGGACAGAGAAATCCTAAGGATACTCCGCGGAGAGGGCAGGATTACCCTTACCGAGCTTGGGAAAAGGGTAAACCTCTCCCCGGCCAGCGTCAAGAACAGACTGGAAAAACTGGAGCGGCTCGGCGCGATAAAGGGATATTCGGCCGTTGTTGATCATGCGTTTCTGGATGAATTCGTCTCTGCCATACTGGAGCTCTACTTTAAAGAGTTCGACGATTCCTTGAGGCCATACCTTTCACGGCTTTCCACGATGGAGAACGTCGAATTTTTGTATGTAAGAACCGGGGAGAGTCAGGTTCTCATGAAGGTAAACGTCGCCGATACCGATGAACTCAGGCGTTTTATTGAGAGGTTAAAAGCCATTTTTGGGGTAAACTTAACGTTCGTGGAGGCGACGCTCGTTCTGGAAGAACTTAAAAACTGCTGGGTGCCCTTCACTGGTGAGAGAAGAAAGGGCGAAAACTTCCCTGCGAGGCGGTGA
- a CDS encoding ABC transporter substrate-binding protein, translating to MKRFIGVLLVIVLGLSVVASGCIGGGGSNTNTGTSGEGITLTIVTRHDATIQYKVKQLFLQSDIAKQYNIKDLKFIGVPESLWPSYIKKGADVGWGGGPTLFDDMYRMGYLAPITDQNILDLIGKQIPEELAGMPMVRKNGSQVYWIAAALSSFGFTVNKEVLNKQGLPFPKKWEDVASPEWARDPQMYGIADPTRSTSNTRIYQIILQAFGWDEGWRIMTLIAANSKVYEASDAVRDAVINGEIAAGNTIDFYGYTAMKQNPNCVYVIPEGESIINGDPIALLKYSKHPEAAQAFIYWVLTEGQKVWMSPDINRLPINPDVFNMTITEEDAKILFKGQNVGETYAQAAPALYKAYQISISSKGIPFDDARALKTVNSLQYYFKATLVDVNGPLHQAWMAIVNAYKEGKITQEQFEKLKDELTAPIEFKDPETGQIVTFTEEYAAKINDRIATDAGFQSQLMDEWRTAAQEKYNKVLEELNKITG from the coding sequence ATGAAGCGCTTTATCGGTGTCCTGTTGGTAATCGTTCTTGGCTTAAGCGTAGTCGCCAGCGGCTGTATAGGTGGCGGTGGTAGCAACACCAACACAGGAACTTCTGGAGAGGGAATAACCCTCACCATTGTTACGAGGCACGATGCTACAATCCAGTACAAAGTTAAGCAACTCTTCCTCCAGAGCGACATCGCGAAGCAGTACAACATCAAGGATCTCAAATTCATAGGTGTTCCTGAGTCTCTCTGGCCGAGCTACATCAAGAAGGGAGCCGACGTCGGTTGGGGTGGAGGCCCAACACTGTTTGACGATATGTACAGGATGGGCTACCTCGCACCGATAACCGACCAGAATATACTCGACCTCATTGGCAAGCAGATTCCGGAGGAACTCGCCGGAATGCCAATGGTCAGGAAAAATGGAAGCCAGGTTTACTGGATAGCGGCGGCGCTCTCATCATTCGGTTTCACAGTGAACAAGGAGGTTCTCAACAAGCAGGGTCTTCCCTTCCCCAAGAAGTGGGAGGATGTAGCCTCACCCGAGTGGGCCAGAGACCCGCAGATGTACGGCATAGCTGACCCGACGAGGAGTACCTCCAACACGAGGATATACCAGATTATCCTTCAGGCCTTCGGCTGGGACGAAGGATGGAGGATAATGACGCTCATAGCGGCGAACTCCAAGGTCTATGAGGCCAGCGACGCCGTTAGAGATGCAGTCATCAACGGTGAGATAGCCGCTGGAAACACCATTGACTTCTATGGTTACACTGCCATGAAGCAGAATCCGAACTGTGTTTACGTTATCCCTGAAGGAGAGAGCATCATTAACGGTGACCCAATAGCCCTCCTCAAGTACAGCAAGCACCCCGAGGCGGCTCAGGCGTTCATCTATTGGGTTCTCACCGAGGGCCAGAAGGTCTGGATGAGTCCAGACATCAACAGGCTTCCTATCAATCCTGATGTCTTCAACATGACCATAACCGAGGAAGATGCCAAGATACTCTTCAAGGGCCAGAATGTCGGTGAGACCTACGCCCAAGCTGCACCTGCCCTTTACAAGGCCTACCAGATCTCAATATCCAGCAAGGGCATCCCGTTTGACGATGCTAGGGCGCTCAAGACCGTCAACTCCCTCCAGTACTACTTCAAGGCGACCCTCGTTGATGTGAACGGCCCGCTCCATCAGGCCTGGATGGCTATAGTCAACGCCTACAAGGAAGGAAAGATCACCCAGGAGCAGTTTGAGAAGCTCAAAGACGAGCTTACCGCACCTATAGAGTTCAAGGATCCGGAGACCGGACAGATAGTCACCTTCACCGAGGAGTACGCTGCCAAGATCAACGACAGAATTGCAACCGACGCTGGATTCCAGAGCCAGCTCATGGACGAGTGGCGCACCGCGGCCCAGGAGAAGTACAACAAGGTCCTTGAAGAGCTGAACAAGATTACCGGCTGA
- a CDS encoding DEAD/DEAH box helicase codes for MLFVVRPGRKKNELEAFFIENEPEKLSQMQNLKADRIYRFIMREGRLFKVLERSQYRNPKEIEKLLRQSRIVLVNADEWEDYFKRRLQNKRVEKAELCRLCLLEGRITVLTEGNRIKYRNEYICERCAEDELKRELRFRFKSIAMFDQAKKLLDRFRDLDKVLYAFDPRFDPTKHPEITKWDELKAKHVKVEKIKIDELPIPEKFKEVLKTEGVNELLPVQSLAVKNGLLEGENLLVVSATASGKTLIGELAGVPKAMNGKKLLFLVPLVALANQKYEDFKKRYSKLGLRVAIRVGMSRIKTKDELVVVDTGIDADIIVGTYEGVDYLLRAGRKIGNVGTIVIDEIHTLDDEERGPRLDGLIARLRKLYPKAQFIGLSATVGNPEELAKELGLKLVLYDERPVDLERHVIIVRNESEKWRHIVNLCRAEAMRKSRQGYRGQSIVFTFSRKRTHELAAYLTSKGLKAKPYHSGLPYKQRKLTEMEFLAQRLDVVVTTAALGAGVDFPASQVIFESLAMGNKWLTVREFHQMLGRAGRPLYHEKGKVYLLVEPGRKYSAQMEGTEDEIAFKLLTASIEPVQVEWSDELEQDNVLAHSCVFNRLDVIEEVQSMCLGANQSAEKVLEKLEGLGFVRIKRPVVEVTPYGRAVSMSFLLPKEATFIRENLRKREARWIAIKLLPFENLYLSGTLQRELEGAVRGRLSANVFSPSFASILEELDKVIPELSPNAAERLFTIYQEFFMCPEEDCTEYTMERVSNLIIELRRNGKHPTQIAEHFRKVYGLIVYPGDVFTWLDGIVRKLEAIERIARVFRVRKTEEEAKMLKKEIEEGRTIR; via the coding sequence ATGCTCTTCGTCGTGAGACCGGGAAGGAAGAAAAACGAGCTTGAGGCGTTTTTCATTGAAAACGAGCCCGAAAAGCTCTCTCAAATGCAGAACCTTAAAGCTGATCGGATTTACCGCTTCATAATGAGAGAAGGCAGGCTTTTCAAAGTACTTGAGAGAAGTCAGTACCGGAACCCGAAGGAAATAGAGAAGCTCCTCCGTCAATCCAGGATCGTCCTCGTCAACGCCGACGAGTGGGAGGACTACTTCAAGAGGAGGCTTCAGAACAAGAGAGTTGAAAAGGCCGAGCTGTGCCGCCTCTGCTTGCTGGAGGGCAGGATAACCGTCCTGACAGAGGGCAACCGTATAAAGTACCGCAACGAGTACATCTGCGAACGCTGTGCCGAGGACGAGCTGAAGAGGGAGCTCCGCTTCCGATTCAAGAGCATAGCAATGTTTGATCAGGCGAAGAAGCTCCTTGACCGCTTCCGTGACCTTGATAAAGTCCTCTACGCCTTCGACCCGCGCTTCGATCCGACGAAGCACCCGGAGATAACCAAGTGGGACGAGCTCAAGGCCAAGCACGTTAAAGTCGAGAAAATAAAAATCGACGAATTACCTATCCCAGAGAAGTTTAAAGAAGTCCTAAAGACAGAAGGAGTAAATGAACTCCTGCCCGTCCAGAGCCTTGCAGTCAAAAACGGTCTCCTTGAGGGTGAAAACCTTCTGGTAGTCTCTGCAACTGCCAGCGGGAAGACCTTAATAGGCGAGCTGGCAGGGGTACCAAAGGCAATGAATGGGAAAAAGCTCCTCTTCCTGGTACCTCTGGTAGCTTTGGCGAACCAGAAGTACGAAGACTTCAAGAAGCGCTATTCCAAGCTTGGCCTGAGGGTGGCGATAAGGGTCGGCATGAGCAGGATAAAGACCAAGGATGAGCTCGTGGTCGTTGACACAGGGATAGACGCCGATATAATCGTCGGAACATACGAAGGTGTAGACTACCTTCTCCGCGCAGGGCGAAAGATAGGAAACGTCGGAACCATAGTGATAGACGAGATACACACGCTCGACGATGAGGAGCGCGGACCGAGACTTGACGGCCTTATAGCGAGATTGAGAAAGCTCTACCCAAAGGCCCAGTTCATAGGCCTCTCCGCAACAGTCGGCAACCCAGAGGAGCTTGCAAAGGAGCTTGGGCTAAAACTGGTGCTCTACGACGAGAGGCCCGTTGACCTTGAGAGACACGTGATAATAGTTAGAAACGAGAGCGAGAAGTGGAGGCATATAGTGAACCTCTGCAGGGCAGAGGCAATGAGGAAGTCAAGGCAGGGCTACAGGGGACAGAGTATTGTCTTTACATTCTCCAGGAAGAGAACGCACGAATTAGCGGCTTACCTGACGAGCAAAGGACTCAAAGCCAAGCCCTATCATTCCGGCCTTCCGTACAAGCAGAGAAAGCTCACCGAGATGGAGTTTCTGGCTCAAAGGCTTGATGTTGTGGTTACGACGGCGGCACTTGGAGCTGGCGTGGACTTTCCCGCTTCCCAGGTCATCTTTGAGAGCCTTGCCATGGGCAACAAGTGGCTAACCGTTAGGGAGTTCCACCAGATGCTAGGGAGAGCCGGAAGGCCGCTCTACCACGAGAAGGGGAAGGTCTATCTTCTCGTCGAACCCGGAAGGAAGTATTCCGCCCAGATGGAAGGAACTGAAGATGAAATCGCCTTCAAGCTTCTGACGGCCTCTATCGAGCCAGTTCAGGTGGAGTGGAGCGACGAGCTTGAGCAGGACAACGTCTTAGCTCACTCCTGCGTCTTCAATCGGCTGGACGTCATCGAGGAAGTCCAATCTATGTGCTTAGGAGCTAATCAGAGCGCCGAAAAAGTCCTTGAAAAGCTCGAGGGGTTAGGCTTCGTGAGGATAAAGAGACCGGTCGTTGAAGTTACTCCCTACGGAAGGGCCGTCAGCATGAGCTTCCTCCTGCCAAAGGAGGCAACCTTCATCAGGGAAAACCTCAGGAAAAGGGAAGCTAGATGGATAGCGATCAAGCTCCTCCCGTTCGAGAACCTCTACCTCAGCGGGACTCTCCAGAGAGAGCTTGAAGGGGCTGTTAGGGGTCGTTTAAGCGCAAACGTCTTCTCTCCGAGTTTTGCCTCAATCCTTGAAGAACTTGATAAGGTTATTCCCGAGCTGAGTCCCAACGCAGCGGAGAGGCTGTTCACGATCTACCAGGAGTTCTTCATGTGTCCAGAGGAGGATTGCACCGAGTACACTATGGAGAGGGTGAGCAACCTGATAATCGAGCTTAGAAGGAACGGAAAGCACCCGACCCAGATAGCGGAGCACTTCAGAAAGGTCTACGGCCTCATAGTCTATCCTGGAGATGTCTTCACGTGGCTCGACGGCATCGTTAGGAAGCTCGAGGCTATTGAGAGGATAGCGAGGGTCTTCCGGGTGAGAAAGACCGAGGAAGAGGCAAAGATGCTGAAGAAGGAGATAGAGGAAGGGAGGACGATACGCTAA
- a CDS encoding 6-carboxytetrahydropterin synthase, whose amino-acid sequence MSENFRVVERKISWNKDFDSSHFLALPYESKCLRIHGHTYHVDVEIWGGLNESGMIFDFNHLSTLVKLLDHRILVSENWVKERRDEVVIIEKNGKRLELPESEAVILNKSNVTAEYIAEWFAERIAEKAGNNVRKIRVRIWEDPRSYAEVTLER is encoded by the coding sequence ATGAGTGAAAACTTCAGGGTAGTTGAGAGAAAGATAAGCTGGAACAAGGACTTTGACAGCTCCCACTTCCTTGCACTGCCCTACGAAAGCAAGTGCCTCAGGATTCACGGCCACACTTACCACGTTGATGTCGAGATATGGGGCGGGCTGAATGAGAGCGGTATGATCTTTGACTTCAACCACCTGAGCACCCTCGTCAAGCTCCTCGACCATCGAATCCTTGTAAGCGAGAACTGGGTAAAAGAGCGCAGGGATGAGGTTGTCATCATTGAGAAGAACGGCAAGCGGCTCGAACTGCCCGAGAGCGAAGCAGTGATCCTCAACAAGTCCAACGTGACGGCCGAATACATTGCCGAATGGTTCGCCGAAAGGATTGCAGAAAAGGCCGGAAACAACGTGAGGAAGATAAGGGTAAGAATATGGGAAGATCCAAGAAGCTATGCCGAGGTGACTCTCGAACGCTAA
- a CDS encoding PPC domain-containing DNA-binding protein, producing MKFKPGRIFLFRVPEGEDLLEAINRFAESRGINAGVVMGIGSLRNPVVGYYSEEEKKYRSIKLSGTFELLSLNGNISLKEGKSFAHLHVTLGDEEGRVFGGHLIRGDVFVAEVYIGELIGEPLERKDMGNNLWLWEAER from the coding sequence ATGAAATTCAAACCCGGACGGATCTTCCTCTTCAGGGTTCCCGAGGGGGAAGACCTTCTGGAGGCAATAAACCGCTTTGCTGAGAGTAGGGGCATTAATGCCGGGGTCGTCATGGGTATCGGCTCCCTAAGGAATCCTGTGGTGGGATACTACTCTGAGGAAGAGAAGAAGTACAGGAGTATCAAGCTCAGCGGAACTTTTGAGCTCCTCTCATTGAATGGCAACATAAGCCTCAAGGAGGGAAAGTCCTTCGCACACCTTCACGTGACCCTCGGCGATGAAGAGGGAAGGGTCTTTGGCGGCCACCTAATCAGAGGAGATGTCTTCGTTGCGGAAGTTTACATAGGGGAGCTAATTGGGGAACCACTTGAAAGAAAAGACATGGGGAACAACCTCTGGCTCTGGGAGGCGGAGCGTTAG
- a CDS encoding ABC transporter permease translates to MKVNKWSERLFGTPLPDGVVITSFLFPLLYLVAFLIIPTFVMLATAFEYNGRISGHWFSSIFRSAYYFNPLHPDGYLVKTLTYGGQEVYHFYGWDFGVVINSILVSIAVMILTTILGTVFAFIMARYDFPGKNIMRILLFIPLLVTPFVNVVVVKKMFLPDGIINWIFYEHLHLFPKPIWIDGLVGVIIAQTITYYPIVYLNAYASFINIDPSLEEQAENLGSRGFHLFRTVTFPLALPGIMSGAILVGIFSLEDLAAPIVFQGSPIAKKLMSYQIYSSFVSGFAVGNPQMAALALVMLVLAVIMFLAVRWYVGLRQYAMLSKGGRWNPRVAKPRWWQALLIAFVAVPLLLITVFPQIGVLLLAFSKSWYGTWPSGFTLDNMKAIITQPDIERVIINSLMYSTAAVFIIILLSLTSAYASNRFKKARLAPIIDSLATIPIAVPGIVIAMSYFFFFSTVPPFKGSTLDPTNLLEFFPGAALILAYSIRRLPFAARSISAGLQQVHVSLEEAAMNLGAGRWKALTSVIIPMIYLNLFGGAMLSFVYCMSETSVGITLGSINSTWYPITAKMKELIIGAVGSANLAAALGVFLMAVQITAIVIANVITKQRYSFIGLT, encoded by the coding sequence ATGAAGGTCAATAAGTGGAGCGAAAGGCTGTTCGGGACGCCGCTACCTGATGGCGTCGTCATAACGTCGTTCCTATTCCCGTTGCTCTACCTCGTGGCGTTTCTCATCATACCCACGTTCGTGATGCTAGCGACGGCGTTTGAGTACAACGGTCGTATCTCGGGGCACTGGTTCAGCAGCATCTTCAGGTCTGCCTATTACTTCAACCCGCTCCATCCGGACGGATACCTTGTAAAGACCCTGACTTACGGCGGGCAGGAGGTCTATCACTTCTATGGCTGGGACTTCGGTGTTGTCATTAACTCCATACTGGTATCAATAGCAGTAATGATACTGACGACGATCCTTGGAACGGTCTTCGCGTTCATAATGGCTCGCTATGACTTTCCAGGCAAGAACATAATGAGGATTCTCCTCTTTATTCCGCTCCTGGTTACCCCCTTCGTCAACGTGGTCGTCGTCAAGAAGATGTTTCTTCCTGATGGAATCATAAACTGGATATTCTACGAGCACCTGCATCTCTTCCCGAAGCCCATCTGGATAGACGGGCTGGTCGGTGTCATAATTGCCCAGACCATAACATACTACCCAATAGTTTACCTAAATGCCTACGCAAGCTTCATCAACATCGACCCGTCCCTCGAAGAGCAGGCTGAGAACCTCGGTAGCAGGGGCTTTCACCTATTCAGGACAGTTACCTTCCCGCTCGCCCTCCCGGGAATTATGAGCGGTGCAATACTCGTTGGAATATTCAGCCTTGAAGACCTCGCCGCGCCGATAGTCTTCCAGGGAAGTCCAATAGCAAAGAAGCTCATGTCCTACCAGATTTACAGCTCGTTCGTTTCAGGGTTTGCCGTGGGCAACCCGCAGATGGCGGCTTTGGCCCTCGTGATGCTCGTCTTAGCAGTTATAATGTTCCTCGCCGTCAGGTGGTATGTTGGCCTCAGGCAGTACGCAATGCTCAGCAAAGGTGGAAGGTGGAACCCGAGGGTTGCAAAGCCCAGGTGGTGGCAGGCGCTCCTTATAGCCTTCGTGGCAGTTCCACTCCTCCTTATAACTGTGTTCCCCCAGATAGGAGTCCTCCTCCTGGCGTTCTCCAAGAGCTGGTACGGTACATGGCCGAGCGGCTTCACACTTGACAACATGAAGGCTATTATAACACAGCCCGACATTGAGAGGGTCATCATAAACAGCCTTATGTACTCAACCGCTGCAGTCTTCATCATAATCCTGCTCTCTCTTACCTCAGCTTATGCCTCCAACAGGTTCAAGAAGGCCAGGCTCGCCCCGATAATAGATAGCCTCGCCACGATACCTATAGCAGTTCCGGGTATCGTCATAGCGATGAGCTATTTCTTCTTCTTCTCTACTGTGCCGCCGTTCAAGGGAAGCACCCTTGACCCCACCAACCTGCTGGAGTTCTTCCCGGGAGCGGCGCTGATACTGGCCTACTCGATCAGGCGTCTGCCCTTCGCCGCCCGTTCAATCTCAGCCGGGTTGCAGCAGGTTCACGTCTCCCTTGAGGAAGCGGCTATGAACCTCGGAGCGGGGAGGTGGAAGGCCCTCACCAGCGTTATAATACCGATGATATACCTCAACCTCTTCGGCGGTGCAATGCTCAGCTTCGTCTACTGTATGAGTGAGACAAGCGTCGGCATCACGTTAGGTTCGATAAACTCAACCTGGTATCCAATAACGGCTAAGATGAAGGAACTCATTATCGGTGCAGTTGGAAGCGCGAACCTTGCCGCCGCCCTCGGTGTCTTCCTTATGGCCGTCCAGATAACGGCCATAGTCATAGCCAACGTGATAACCAAGCAGAGGTACTCCTTCATAGGCCTAACCTGA
- a CDS encoding tyrosine--tRNA ligase: MDIEKKIELIKRKPTEELLTEENLRRLLEVGAPLQHYIGFEISGYIHLGTGLMAGAKIADLQKAGVKTRVFLADWHSWINDKLGGDLETIQKVALTYFKEGMKQSIKVMGGDPDKVEFVLASEILEKGDYWQTVIDISKNVTLSRVMRSITIMGRQMREAVDFAKLIYPMMQVADIFYQGVTIAHAGMDQRKAHVIAIEVAQKLKYHPLEWKGEKLKPVALHHHLLLGLQEPPVWPIESEEQFKELKTQMKMSKSKPYSAVFIHDSPEEIRQKLRKAFCPAREVKYNPVLDWTEYIVFREEPTEFTIHRPAKFGGDVTYTTFEELKKDFAEGKLHPLDLKNAVAEYLIELLKPVRDYFEKHPEPLELMKEIKITR, from the coding sequence ATGGACATAGAAAAGAAGATAGAGCTCATCAAGAGAAAGCCAACCGAGGAGCTTCTCACTGAGGAAAATCTGAGACGCCTGCTTGAGGTCGGCGCTCCGCTTCAGCACTACATAGGCTTCGAGATAAGCGGTTACATTCACCTAGGGACTGGTTTGATGGCCGGGGCCAAGATAGCAGACCTCCAGAAGGCTGGCGTGAAGACGAGAGTCTTTCTGGCGGACTGGCACAGCTGGATAAACGACAAGCTCGGAGGAGACCTCGAGACGATCCAGAAGGTCGCGCTCACCTACTTCAAGGAGGGCATGAAGCAGAGCATAAAGGTCATGGGCGGCGACCCGGACAAGGTTGAGTTCGTCCTGGCGAGCGAGATACTCGAGAAGGGTGACTACTGGCAGACCGTCATAGACATCTCCAAGAACGTGACCCTCAGCAGGGTCATGCGCTCGATAACGATAATGGGAAGACAGATGAGAGAGGCCGTGGACTTTGCAAAGCTCATATATCCAATGATGCAGGTTGCTGATATATTCTACCAGGGCGTTACAATCGCCCACGCGGGAATGGATCAGAGAAAAGCGCACGTTATAGCGATTGAGGTGGCTCAAAAGCTCAAGTACCACCCGCTTGAATGGAAAGGCGAGAAGCTAAAGCCAGTAGCTCTCCACCACCACCTCCTCCTCGGCCTGCAGGAGCCGCCAGTCTGGCCGATAGAGAGCGAGGAGCAGTTCAAGGAATTGAAGACCCAGATGAAGATGAGCAAGAGCAAGCCCTACTCGGCTGTCTTCATCCACGACAGCCCTGAGGAGATAAGGCAAAAGTTAAGGAAGGCCTTCTGCCCGGCTAGAGAGGTTAAATACAATCCGGTTCTCGACTGGACCGAGTACATCGTCTTCCGTGAAGAGCCGACAGAGTTCACCATCCACAGGCCGGCGAAGTTCGGCGGCGACGTCACGTATACCACATTCGAAGAGCTTAAGAAGGACTTCGCGGAAGGAAAACTCCATCCACTTGACCTCAAGAACGCCGTGGCGGAGTACCTAATTGAGCTTCTCAAGCCAGTCAGGGACTACTTCGAGAAGCACCCAGAGCCCCTCGAGTTAATGAAAGAGATAAAGATAACAAGGTGA
- a CDS encoding CGP-CTERM sorting domain-containing protein codes for MELWECRRSAPLGGVVIAVDLAHGENPKGLNDLTYKNQTLTEGMLTVLTDYTFVYFGDAKYEADLGIKNIGDKITYEALKENNVTILVLGQPTSPLYPDEAEAIKKWLEEGGHVLWIAGDSDYGNGAKTQQFVNSFLDQLSLTNLRLDLASVEDPVSNAGGKPYRVVAYADPWQGTPKRDILVQGFEHNGAVLAHGPGVVAWVDGVDGSGDWHPLTPDEKPENTYVLVHSNSSSDITENNDPPANAYTAGEQGEFPIVAAQIIKFEGKKPSVIIVSGESPIGDYEPMWASVYYQRPLDGPKVVSNIFKWSVEMTKGEEKTAGGSSSSSTCGPAFLVGLAVVPLLLRRRK; via the coding sequence TTGGAGTTGTGGGAATGCCGAAGGTCAGCGCCGCTGGGGGGGGTCGTTATAGCGGTCGACCTCGCCCACGGCGAGAACCCGAAGGGACTGAATGACCTGACCTACAAGAACCAGACACTGACAGAAGGAATGCTCACGGTTCTGACCGACTACACCTTCGTTTACTTTGGCGATGCCAAGTATGAGGCAGACCTCGGTATCAAGAACATCGGAGACAAGATAACCTACGAGGCCCTCAAGGAGAACAACGTTACAATCCTGGTGCTCGGCCAGCCGACCAGCCCGCTCTATCCTGACGAGGCTGAGGCAATAAAGAAGTGGCTTGAAGAGGGCGGCCACGTCCTCTGGATTGCCGGCGATTCTGACTATGGTAACGGTGCAAAGACCCAGCAGTTCGTTAACAGCTTCCTCGATCAGCTTAGTTTGACCAACCTCAGGCTCGACCTCGCTTCAGTTGAAGACCCAGTCAGCAACGCGGGCGGAAAGCCCTACCGTGTTGTTGCCTATGCCGATCCCTGGCAGGGCACTCCCAAGAGGGACATTCTCGTTCAGGGCTTTGAGCACAACGGTGCAGTCCTTGCCCACGGTCCAGGTGTTGTTGCATGGGTTGACGGTGTCGATGGAAGCGGTGACTGGCACCCGCTTACACCCGATGAAAAGCCCGAGAACACCTACGTCCTCGTTCACAGCAACAGCAGTTCTGACATAACAGAGAACAACGACCCGCCGGCCAACGCTTACACCGCCGGTGAGCAGGGTGAGTTCCCGATCGTTGCTGCTCAGATAATCAAGTTTGAGGGCAAGAAGCCAAGTGTGATCATCGTCAGCGGTGAGAGCCCGATCGGTGACTACGAGCCGATGTGGGCCAGTGTCTACTACCAGAGGCCGCTTGACGGACCCAAGGTCGTCTCCAATATCTTCAAGTGGAGCGTTGAGATGACCAAGGGCGAAGAGAAGACAGCCGGTGGATCAAGCAGCTCAAGCACCTGCGGCCCAGCGTTCCTCGTGGGCCTTGCCGTCGTGCCGCTCCTCCTCAGGAGAAGGAAGTGA